In Terriglobales bacterium, the genomic stretch CCACCTCGGTAAGCAGCGCCTCGACCACGGGCTTCCCTGCCTCGCGCGTGATCAGCTCGGAGACTTCCCGCTTGCGGGCGTGCAATCGCTTCTGGAAGTCGCGCAGGACGCGCACCCGCTCGCGCACCGGAAGCTTCGCCCAGGAAGGTTGCGCCGCGCGCGCGCGGGCGACGGCGGCGTTGACCACGGCGGCGGAGGCGCATTCGAACTCGCGCAGCACCTCGCCGGTCGCCGGGTTGATGGAGGCGATTCGCGCCGCCGAAATCTTCACTTCCGTGGCCATCCCTTCCCTATGTTACTTCGATAGCGCTCAGCCGTCAGTATTCCACGCTGACCAGGCACAGCCCGCTGGTCGGGGCAGTCGAGCCAGCGGCAGAGCGGTTCTTAGAATCTAGAATGCGGCGGAAGCCGGCCTGGTCGAGCGAACCCTTGCCCACCAGCAAGAACGTTCCTACCAGGTTACGCACCATGTGGTGGAGGAAGCCGCTGCCGCGGACGGTGTAGATGAGCTCGTCGTCCTGGCGCTCCCAGGTGGAGGAGAAGATGGTGCGGACGTTGGTCTCTTTCACAGGCGAGGGCGCCTGTGCCACACGGTCCTTCGCGGGCGAGGGCGCCCGCGCCACATGGTCCTCGGGATCCACCGCCGCAAACGAGGTGAAGTCGTGCTCGCCGGCCACCCAAGGCGCGGCGCGGCAGATGGCTTCCTCATCGAGAGGAAAGGGGTGGTGATAGACGTAGCGGGCCAGGAAGGGCGGGCAGATGCTCCCGCGGAAGATGCGGTAGCGATAGGTCTTCGCCCTGGCGGAATGGCGGGCATGGAACTCGGGTGGCGCGTCTTCGACGCTCAGCACGCGGACGGTCGGCGGCAGCAGGTCGTTGAGGGCGCGCACCAGGTTCTCCGCCGGGATGGCGGAGTCGGACTTCATGGCGCAGGAGGCCACCTGGGCCAGGGCGTGGACGCCGGCGTCGGTCCGGCCCGAGCCCTGGGGCAGGACGCGCGCTCCCGTCACCCGCTCCAGGGCCGCGGCCAGCGCTCCCTGCACGGTCGGGCGCCCGGGCTGCACCTGCCAGCCGGAGAAGTCCGCGCCGTCGTAGCTGAGCACGAGCTTGAGATTCCGCCCCATTCCCTGAAACCTGCCTCCGGGCCTTGTGCCCGCGCCCGGTGCGATATACTAGCCGCTTCGCCCGGGAGTCAGAAGCGGGCTCTGGGGCCCGCGGGCGGCGAATTGAGGAACCATCTCCCCCTGATTTCCGTAAAATGCTGTTGACGGTTGCGGACGCTGGCAGTCTGTTGAACGAACGCCATTCTAGTGACGGGAGATGAGGGAATGCGCTTTTCGCGTGCTTTTTTGAGGATTTCGATGACCCCGGCGCTGTGCCTGGTGGTGGCGGCGGTGGCCGCCGCGCCCACCCTGGCCCAGGACGCCCCCGGGAGCGGGGACCAGGCTGCGGCGCAAACCGAGGCCTCACCCCAGGCGCCTCCGCCCGCCCCTTCGACCCAGGTCCAGGTGCAAC encodes the following:
- the truA gene encoding tRNA pseudouridine(38-40) synthase TruA — encoded protein: MGRNLKLVLSYDGADFSGWQVQPGRPTVQGALAAALERVTGARVLPQGSGRTDAGVHALAQVASCAMKSDSAIPAENLVRALNDLLPPTVRVLSVEDAPPEFHARHSARAKTYRYRIFRGSICPPFLARYVYHHPFPLDEEAICRAAPWVAGEHDFTSFAAVDPEDHVARAPSPAKDRVAQAPSPVKETNVRTIFSSTWERQDDELIYTVRGSGFLHHMVRNLVGTFLLVGKGSLDQAGFRRILDSKNRSAAGSTAPTSGLCLVSVEY
- a CDS encoding aldehyde dehydrogenase family protein, which gives rise to MATEVKISAARIASINPATGEVLREFECASAAVVNAAVARARAAQPSWAKLPVRERVRVLRDFQKRLHARKREVSELITREAGKPVVEALLTEV